In one window of Onychomys torridus chromosome 5, mOncTor1.1, whole genome shotgun sequence DNA:
- the Rnf44 gene encoding RING finger protein 44 isoform X1 gives MRPWTLAVTKWPPSAPVRHWQFSTRPSSSPGPLWGSLGHEGPLASPPAQDEHLASQQLLPQPSHLSVEEPRASAPAGRSSRMLHPATQQSPFMVDLHEQVHQGPVPLSYTVTTVTTQGFPLPTSQHIPGCSAQQLPACSVMFSGQHYPLCCLPPPQLIQACTMQQLPVPYHTYPHLISSDHYILHPPPPAPPPQPTHMAPLGQFVSLQTQHPRMPLQRLDNDMDLRGDQHPIGSFTYSTSATGPALSPSVPLHYLPHDPLHQELSFGVPYSHMMPRRLSTQRYRLQQPPPPPPPPPPPSYYPSFLPYFLSMLPMSPTTMGPTISLDLDVDDVEMENYEALLNLAERLGDAKPRGLTKADIEQLPSYRFNPDSHQSEQTLCVVCFSDFEVRQLLRVLPCNHEFHAKCVDKWLKANRTCPICRADASEVPREAE, from the exons ATGAGACCATGGACTCTGGCAGTGACTAAGTGGCCACCCTCTGCCCCTGTGCGTCACTGGCAATTCTCTACAAGACCGAGCAGCAGTCCAGGCCCACTCTGGGGAAG CCTTGGCCACGAGGGGCCCCTGGCCAGCCCACCTGCCCAGGATGAGCACTTAGCCTCCCAGCAGCTGCTGCCCCAGCCATCACACCTCTCTGTAGAGGAGCCCCGAGCCTCAGCTCCTGCCGGCAGGAGCTCACGAATGCtgcacccagccacccagcagaGCCCGTTCATGGTTGATCTTCACGAACAG GTGCACCAGGGACCTGTCCCTCTGTCCTACACAGTCACCACAGTGACCACCCAAGGCTTCCCCTTGCCTACAAGCCAACACATCCCTGGCTGCAGTGCCCAGCAGCTCCCAGCATGCTCCGTGATGTTCAGTGGGCAGCACTATCCCCTCTGCTGCCTCCCACCTCCG CAGCTGATCCAGGCGTGTACCATGCAACAGCTCCCTGTGCCCTATCACACCTACCCCCACCTCATCTCCAGTGACCACTACATTCTTCACCCCCCGCCACCGGCCCCACCGCCCCAACCTACCCACATGGCACCTCTTGGTCAGTTTGTATCCCTGCAGACCCAGCACCCACGTATG CCCCTGCAGCGACTGGATAATGATATGGACCTTCGAGGGGACCAGCACCCCATAGGTAGCTTCACTTACTCCACCTCTGCCACTGGCCCGGCCTTGTCACCCTCGGTGCCCCTTCACTACCTGCCCCATGACCCACTGCACCAAGAGCTGTCCTTCGGTGTG CCGTATTCCCACATGATGCCACGAAGACTGAGCACACAAAGATACCGTCtacagcagccgccgccgccgccaccgccgccgccgccgccatcttACTACCCAAGCTTCCTACCCTACTTCCT TTCAATGCTGCCAATGTCACCGACCACCATGGGCCCCACCATCAGCCTGGATCTGGATGTGGATGATGTGGAGATGGAGAACTATGAG GCCCTCCTGAACCTGGCTGAGCGGCTGGGAGATGCCAAGCCCCGAGGCCTCACCAAAGCAGACATAGAGCAACTGCCGTCCTACCGCTTTAACCCTGACAGCCATCAGTCTGAGCAGACCCT GTGTGTGGTCTGCTTCAGTGACTTTGAGGTGCGGCAGCTGCTCCGAGTCCTTCCCTGCAACCATGAGTTCCATGCCAAGTGTGTTGACAAGTGGTTGAAG GCTAACCGGACCTGTCCCATTTGCCGGGCCGATGCCTCCGAGGTGCCCAGGGAGGCTGAGTGA
- the Rnf44 gene encoding RING finger protein 44 isoform X2: MRPWTLAVTKWPPSAPVRHWQFSTRPSSSPGPLWGSLGHEGPLASPPAQDEHLASQQLLPQPSHLSVEEPRASAPAGRSSRMLHPATQQSPFMVDLHEQVHQGPVPLSYTVTTVTTQGFPLPTSQHIPGCSAQQLPACSVMFSGQHYPLCCLPPPLIQACTMQQLPVPYHTYPHLISSDHYILHPPPPAPPPQPTHMAPLGQFVSLQTQHPRMPLQRLDNDMDLRGDQHPIGSFTYSTSATGPALSPSVPLHYLPHDPLHQELSFGVPYSHMMPRRLSTQRYRLQQPPPPPPPPPPPSYYPSFLPYFLSMLPMSPTTMGPTISLDLDVDDVEMENYEALLNLAERLGDAKPRGLTKADIEQLPSYRFNPDSHQSEQTLCVVCFSDFEVRQLLRVLPCNHEFHAKCVDKWLKANRTCPICRADASEVPREAE, from the exons ATGAGACCATGGACTCTGGCAGTGACTAAGTGGCCACCCTCTGCCCCTGTGCGTCACTGGCAATTCTCTACAAGACCGAGCAGCAGTCCAGGCCCACTCTGGGGAAG CCTTGGCCACGAGGGGCCCCTGGCCAGCCCACCTGCCCAGGATGAGCACTTAGCCTCCCAGCAGCTGCTGCCCCAGCCATCACACCTCTCTGTAGAGGAGCCCCGAGCCTCAGCTCCTGCCGGCAGGAGCTCACGAATGCtgcacccagccacccagcagaGCCCGTTCATGGTTGATCTTCACGAACAG GTGCACCAGGGACCTGTCCCTCTGTCCTACACAGTCACCACAGTGACCACCCAAGGCTTCCCCTTGCCTACAAGCCAACACATCCCTGGCTGCAGTGCCCAGCAGCTCCCAGCATGCTCCGTGATGTTCAGTGGGCAGCACTATCCCCTCTGCTGCCTCCCACCTCCG CTGATCCAGGCGTGTACCATGCAACAGCTCCCTGTGCCCTATCACACCTACCCCCACCTCATCTCCAGTGACCACTACATTCTTCACCCCCCGCCACCGGCCCCACCGCCCCAACCTACCCACATGGCACCTCTTGGTCAGTTTGTATCCCTGCAGACCCAGCACCCACGTATG CCCCTGCAGCGACTGGATAATGATATGGACCTTCGAGGGGACCAGCACCCCATAGGTAGCTTCACTTACTCCACCTCTGCCACTGGCCCGGCCTTGTCACCCTCGGTGCCCCTTCACTACCTGCCCCATGACCCACTGCACCAAGAGCTGTCCTTCGGTGTG CCGTATTCCCACATGATGCCACGAAGACTGAGCACACAAAGATACCGTCtacagcagccgccgccgccgccaccgccgccgccgccgccatcttACTACCCAAGCTTCCTACCCTACTTCCT TTCAATGCTGCCAATGTCACCGACCACCATGGGCCCCACCATCAGCCTGGATCTGGATGTGGATGATGTGGAGATGGAGAACTATGAG GCCCTCCTGAACCTGGCTGAGCGGCTGGGAGATGCCAAGCCCCGAGGCCTCACCAAAGCAGACATAGAGCAACTGCCGTCCTACCGCTTTAACCCTGACAGCCATCAGTCTGAGCAGACCCT GTGTGTGGTCTGCTTCAGTGACTTTGAGGTGCGGCAGCTGCTCCGAGTCCTTCCCTGCAACCATGAGTTCCATGCCAAGTGTGTTGACAAGTGGTTGAAG GCTAACCGGACCTGTCCCATTTGCCGGGCCGATGCCTCCGAGGTGCCCAGGGAGGCTGAGTGA